Proteins from one Motilibacter rhizosphaerae genomic window:
- a CDS encoding aldo/keto reductase has product MEKRNLGRTGRPVGVVGLGAWQLGADWGEVDEGDAMATLHAAVDAGVTFIDTADVYGDGRSERLVGRLLQERPDAGLTVATKAGRRADPHVPEAYTLDNLRAWTDRSRRNLGVDTLDLVQLHCPPTPVYSTPAVYDALDTLVADGAVAAYGVSVETVAEALEAISHPGVATVQVILNAFRQKPVEELLPAAREAGVGIIARVPLASGLLSGKYDESTEFGPDDHRNYNRQGDAFDVGETFAGVDFVTGVRAAREIAELTPEGATTAQLALRWILDQDGVSVVIPGARNAQQAQGNAAAADLAPLDGATLQRVREVYDERIRPQVHDRW; this is encoded by the coding sequence GTGGAGAAGCGGAACCTGGGGCGCACTGGTCGCCCGGTCGGAGTGGTGGGTCTCGGCGCGTGGCAGCTGGGCGCGGACTGGGGCGAGGTGGACGAGGGCGACGCGATGGCGACGCTGCACGCGGCGGTCGACGCCGGCGTGACGTTCATCGACACCGCGGACGTCTACGGCGACGGGCGCAGCGAGCGCCTGGTCGGCCGGCTGCTGCAGGAGCGGCCCGACGCGGGACTGACGGTCGCGACGAAGGCGGGGCGCCGGGCGGACCCGCACGTGCCCGAGGCGTACACGCTGGACAACCTGCGCGCGTGGACCGACCGCTCGCGCCGCAACCTCGGCGTCGACACCCTCGACCTCGTCCAGCTGCACTGCCCGCCCACGCCGGTCTACTCGACGCCGGCGGTCTACGACGCGCTCGACACCCTCGTCGCCGACGGCGCCGTCGCGGCGTACGGCGTGAGCGTAGAGACCGTCGCCGAGGCGCTCGAGGCGATCAGCCACCCCGGCGTCGCCACCGTGCAGGTGATCCTCAACGCGTTCCGGCAGAAGCCGGTCGAGGAGCTGCTGCCCGCGGCCCGCGAGGCCGGCGTCGGCATCATCGCGCGCGTCCCGCTGGCGAGCGGCTTGCTCTCGGGCAAGTACGACGAGTCGACAGAGTTCGGCCCCGACGACCACCGCAACTACAACCGGCAGGGCGACGCCTTCGACGTCGGCGAGACCTTCGCCGGCGTGGACTTCGTCACCGGGGTCAGGGCGGCCCGCGAGATCGCGGAGCTCACGCCCGAGGGGGCGACGACCGCCCAGCTCGCGCTGCGCTGGATCCTCGACCAGGACGGCGTCTCCGTCGTCATCCCCGGCGCCCGCAACGCCCAGCAGGCCCAGGGCAACGCCGCGGCCGCGGACCTCGCCCCCCTCGACGGCGCGACGCTCCAGCGCGTGCGCGAGGTCTACGACGAGCGGATCCGCCCGCAGGTGCACGACCGCTGGTAG
- the dacB gene encoding D-alanyl-D-alanine carboxypeptidase/D-alanyl-D-alanine endopeptidase, whose product MRRAAGVGAATLLVAAAAVGVTATSLHDPATGRSSAPGQSASPAPVLASPAPAVLPAEPADARPTAAGVSAALRSLLAAPALGTRPGAVVVGPDGAVLLDRDGSRARTPASTAKLLTAAAVLSALPPSTRLATRVVADAPTASPSAAPASAAAAGPARIVLVGGGDATLQSGAGSWRPEYPAADTTAYARLDVLAQRTAAALRGRTVELAVDDSAFRGPQVNPGWEPGYVRSGVVAPVSALSVDEGRVQPGSDVRAADPALDAGRRFAALLRRAGVVVDGTVRRAAAPSAGDEVARVESPPLSDLAERMLTQSDNDLAEALAALVQARTGAATPGAAVVAALHAAGVPTAGARLLDGSGLARSDAVPPRTLAAVLALALRPDRPALRPLLTGLPVAGGTGTLAARYTSTPDRAGRGSVRAKTGTLTGVSTLAGAVETRDAGVVVFAVMADRVPAPGTLAARAALDRVATALARCGCR is encoded by the coding sequence GTGCGCAGGGCGGCGGGAGTCGGAGCCGCGACCCTGCTGGTCGCCGCGGCCGCCGTCGGCGTCACCGCCACGTCGCTGCACGACCCCGCCACCGGCCGGAGCTCCGCGCCAGGGCAGTCCGCGAGCCCGGCCCCCGTGCTCGCGAGCCCCGCGCCCGCCGTCCTCCCCGCCGAGCCGGCTGACGCCCGGCCCACGGCGGCCGGGGTGTCCGCGGCGCTGCGCAGCCTGCTCGCCGCCCCTGCCCTCGGCACCCGTCCCGGCGCCGTCGTCGTCGGCCCGGACGGCGCGGTGCTGCTGGACCGCGACGGCTCGCGGGCACGTACGCCGGCGTCCACCGCGAAGCTGCTCACGGCCGCCGCGGTGCTGAGCGCGCTGCCGCCGTCGACGCGGCTGGCGACACGCGTCGTGGCCGACGCCCCGACGGCCTCCCCGTCCGCGGCACCGGCGTCAGCGGCGGCTGCCGGGCCCGCCCGGATCGTCCTCGTCGGCGGGGGTGACGCGACGCTGCAGTCGGGGGCCGGGTCGTGGCGCCCGGAGTACCCCGCGGCGGACACCACCGCGTACGCCCGGCTCGACGTGCTCGCGCAGCGCACGGCCGCAGCGCTGCGCGGCAGGACCGTCGAGCTCGCGGTCGACGACTCCGCCTTCCGCGGCCCGCAGGTCAACCCCGGCTGGGAGCCCGGCTACGTGCGCAGCGGCGTCGTCGCCCCGGTCAGCGCGCTCAGCGTCGACGAGGGTCGGGTGCAGCCGGGCTCCGACGTGCGGGCCGCCGACCCGGCGCTGGACGCCGGCCGGCGCTTCGCGGCCCTGCTGCGCCGGGCCGGCGTCGTCGTCGACGGGACGGTGCGCCGCGCGGCCGCACCGAGCGCCGGTGACGAGGTCGCGCGGGTCGAGTCCCCGCCGCTGTCCGACCTCGCCGAGCGGATGCTGACCCAGAGCGACAACGACCTCGCCGAGGCCCTGGCGGCGCTCGTCCAGGCCCGTACCGGAGCGGCGACGCCGGGCGCCGCGGTCGTCGCGGCGCTGCACGCGGCGGGCGTCCCGACGGCCGGGGCCCGCCTGCTCGACGGCAGCGGTCTGGCGCGGTCGGACGCGGTGCCGCCGCGTACGCTCGCCGCCGTGCTCGCCCTCGCCCTGCGCCCCGACCGGCCGGCCCTGCGCCCGCTGCTCACCGGGCTGCCGGTGGCGGGTGGCACGGGCACCCTCGCCGCCCGCTACACCAGCACGCCCGACCGAGCGGGGCGGGGCTCCGTCCGGGCCAAGACCGGCACGCTCACCGGCGTCTCCACGCTGGCGGGAGCCGTCGAGACGCGCGACGCCGGCGTCGTGGTGTTCGCCGTCATGGCCGACCGCGTCCCCGCGCCGGGCACCCTCGCGGCCCGCGCCGCGCTCGACCGCGTGGCGACGGCGCTCGCGCGCTGCGGGTGCCGCTAG
- a CDS encoding inorganic diphosphatase, which yields MEFDVLVEIPRGSRNKYEVDHETGRIKLDRMLFTSTRYPHDYGYIEGTLGEDGDPLDAMVLLEEPTFPGCIIRCRAIGMFRMTDEAGGDDKVICVVAGDPRVNHLRDITDMPEFDRLEVQHFFEVYKDLEPGKSVEGATWTGREEAEAEITNSRQRLEAHGH from the coding sequence GTGGAGTTCGATGTCCTGGTCGAGATCCCGCGCGGATCGCGCAACAAGTACGAGGTCGACCACGAGACCGGGCGCATCAAGCTCGACCGCATGCTGTTCACCTCGACGCGCTACCCCCACGACTACGGCTACATCGAGGGCACGCTCGGGGAGGACGGCGACCCGCTGGACGCGATGGTGCTGCTCGAGGAGCCGACGTTCCCGGGCTGCATCATCCGCTGCCGGGCCATCGGGATGTTCCGGATGACCGACGAGGCCGGCGGCGACGACAAGGTGATCTGCGTCGTCGCGGGCGACCCCCGCGTGAACCACCTGCGCGACATCACCGACATGCCGGAGTTCGACCGGCTCGAGGTCCAGCACTTCTTCGAGGTCTACAAGGACCTCGAGCCCGGCAAGTCCGTCGAGGGCGCGACGTGGACCGGCCGCGAGGAGGCCGAGGCGGAGATCACGAACTCCCGCCAGCGGCTCGAGGCGCACGGCCACTAG
- a CDS encoding zinc-dependent metalloprotease — MSAPAVPTVDWDLAVAAAVRLAPRPPSLDRAEAAAVVAELRDAAGRAQAHVREHTGLVAPAGDGAVLVVDRPSWIRANADAFAAVLDPLVLRLASRRKGPGASPAALAVGGALTGAEAGGLLALLSAKVLGQYEVFAPAASGGRLLLVAPNVVAVERELDVDPSDFRLWVCLHEETHRVQFAVAPWLRDHLREQLEVFIDATELDAAAALRRLWAVLRAVVSAVRGTPGASLVEAVQSDAQRAALARVTAVMSLLEGHADVVMDDVGPQVVPSVAQIRERFQRRRESTSLQDSAVRRLLGLEAKMRQYREGAVFVRGVLDAVGMEGFNRVWESPETLPRPEEIADPAAWVARVHAA; from the coding sequence ATGAGCGCTCCCGCAGTCCCCACCGTCGACTGGGACCTGGCCGTCGCGGCGGCGGTGCGCCTGGCTCCGCGCCCGCCGAGCCTCGACCGGGCGGAGGCCGCAGCCGTCGTCGCCGAGCTGCGCGATGCTGCCGGCCGCGCCCAGGCGCACGTGCGCGAGCACACCGGCCTCGTCGCCCCCGCCGGCGACGGTGCCGTCCTCGTCGTCGACCGGCCCTCGTGGATCCGCGCCAACGCCGACGCCTTCGCCGCCGTGCTCGACCCGCTGGTGCTGCGCCTCGCCAGTCGGCGCAAGGGCCCCGGCGCCTCCCCGGCCGCGCTCGCCGTCGGCGGGGCGCTCACCGGCGCCGAGGCCGGTGGCCTGCTGGCCCTGCTCTCGGCGAAGGTGCTCGGCCAGTACGAGGTGTTCGCCCCCGCGGCCTCCGGCGGCCGGCTGCTCCTCGTCGCTCCCAACGTCGTGGCCGTCGAGCGCGAGCTCGACGTCGACCCGTCGGACTTCCGGCTCTGGGTCTGCCTGCACGAGGAGACCCACCGGGTCCAGTTCGCCGTCGCGCCGTGGCTCCGCGACCACCTCCGCGAGCAGCTCGAGGTCTTCATCGACGCGACCGAGCTCGACGCTGCCGCGGCGCTGCGCCGGCTGTGGGCGGTGCTCCGCGCCGTGGTCTCCGCGGTCCGCGGCACTCCCGGCGCCTCGCTCGTCGAGGCCGTGCAGAGCGACGCGCAGCGGGCCGCGCTCGCCCGGGTGACCGCGGTGATGTCGCTGCTCGAGGGCCACGCCGACGTCGTCATGGACGACGTGGGCCCGCAGGTCGTGCCGTCGGTCGCGCAGATCCGCGAGCGGTTCCAGCGCCGCCGCGAGTCGACGAGCCTGCAGGACAGCGCCGTGCGCCGCTTACTCGGGCTGGAGGCGAAGATGCGGCAGTACCGCGAGGGCGCCGTCTTCGTCCGCGGCGTCCTCGACGCCGTCGGCATGGAGGGGTTCAACCGCGTCTGGGAGTCGCCCGAGACGCTGCCCCGCCCCGAGGAGATCGCCGACCCCGCCGCGTGGGTCGCGCGCGTGCACGCGGCCTGA